One region of Baekduia soli genomic DNA includes:
- a CDS encoding SDR family oxidoreductase: MTKHTRPEVVVVTGASGGVGRAIAHAFAKRGAHIALLARGEQGLAEAVAEVQGLGGKAIAVPTDVADHEAVEAAAARVEQELGPIDVWINDAMATVFARVADTDPAEFRRATEVTYLGTVYGTMAALSRMVERNSGTIVQVGSALSYRAIPLQAAYCGSKFAIRGFTDSLRTELLHDKSNVHITMVQLPGVNTTQFNWCRSKLPQHPMPVPPIYQPEIPAEAVYWAAHHRRRELWVGYSAVQAILGNKLAPSLADRYLARTGFSGQQMKNHPVDPDRPDNLYAPVQNEAATHGIFNAQAKTTSPQLWAATHRPIVAAAGLAISALAAAARRTR; encoded by the coding sequence ATGACCAAGCACACACGTCCTGAAGTCGTCGTCGTAACCGGTGCCTCGGGAGGCGTCGGACGGGCGATCGCGCATGCGTTCGCCAAGAGGGGAGCGCACATCGCCCTGCTCGCCCGCGGTGAGCAGGGCCTTGCCGAGGCGGTGGCCGAAGTCCAGGGCCTCGGCGGAAAGGCCATCGCGGTCCCGACCGACGTCGCCGACCACGAGGCCGTCGAGGCGGCCGCCGCCCGGGTCGAGCAGGAGCTCGGCCCGATCGACGTCTGGATCAACGACGCGATGGCCACGGTGTTCGCCCGCGTCGCCGACACCGACCCGGCGGAGTTCAGGCGCGCAACCGAAGTGACCTATCTCGGCACCGTGTACGGGACGATGGCCGCGCTCAGCCGGATGGTCGAGCGCAACAGCGGGACGATCGTCCAGGTCGGCTCAGCGTTGTCCTACCGAGCGATCCCGCTGCAAGCGGCGTACTGCGGGTCGAAGTTCGCGATCCGTGGCTTCACCGATTCGCTTCGCACCGAGCTCCTGCACGACAAGAGCAACGTGCACATCACGATGGTCCAGCTCCCGGGCGTCAACACCACCCAGTTCAACTGGTGTCGCTCGAAGCTGCCCCAGCACCCCATGCCGGTGCCCCCGATCTACCAGCCGGAGATTCCCGCCGAGGCGGTCTACTGGGCGGCTCACCACCGCCGCCGGGAGCTGTGGGTCGGCTACAGCGCCGTCCAGGCGATCCTCGGCAACAAGCTGGCGCCGAGCCTGGCCGACCGGTACCTCGCCAGGACCGGATTCAGCGGACAGCAGATGAAGAACCATCCCGTCGACCCCGACCGCCCCGACAACCTCTACGCGCCGGTCCAGAACGAGGCGGCGACGCACGGGATCTTCAACGCCCAGGCCAAGACCACCAGCCCGCAGCTGTGGGCGGCCACGCACCGACCGATCGTGGCGGCGGCGGGGTTGGCCATCTCGGCCCTCGCGGCCGCGGCACGGCGCACGCGATGA
- a CDS encoding glycoside hydrolase family 15 protein — protein sequence MTAPTASQTAARAQRPHVLREYALLADGERGVLVGPRGDFVWMCFPRWDSGAVFSSLIGGSGAYAVTPRDRCVWGGYYEPGSLIWRSRWVTDDATIECREALALPTRPDRAVILRRVIARQGTARVDVVLDPRGDFGKHALRRLSKADDGTWTGELDGAHLCWVGGQGARPQADGHGGKALTLTLELAEGAHHDFVLVLAAEASDCAPPDPEWAWQGVEAAWRDRVPELERTSAPRDSRHSYAVLSGLTSAGGGMVAAATTSLPERARQGRNYDYRYVWIRDQCYAGQAVAKAGPYPLMDDAVRFVAERLLADGPQLKPAYTTTGAAVPDQRQLDLPGYPGGSDIVGNWVNGQFQLDGFGEALLLFAAAARHDHLDADGWRAAESAIGAIEQRWREPDTDAGIWEIDPDAWTHSRLICAAGLRQIAQCGPGGEQAARWVSLADMIVSDTAAHAVHPSGRWQRSPGDVRVDAALLLPAIRGAIPASDPRSIATLQAVASELTQDGYCYRYRPDERPLGTSEGAFLLCGFLMSLAYTQQGDHVSAARWFERNRAASGPPGLYSEEFDVTQRQLRGNLPQAFVHALMLECALTQYGDLDLP from the coding sequence ATGACCGCGCCGACAGCGTCCCAGACCGCCGCCCGCGCCCAGCGTCCACACGTCCTGCGCGAGTACGCGCTGTTGGCCGACGGCGAGCGGGGCGTTCTCGTCGGCCCCCGCGGTGACTTCGTCTGGATGTGCTTCCCGCGCTGGGACTCCGGCGCGGTGTTCTCCTCCCTGATCGGTGGTTCGGGTGCGTACGCGGTGACGCCGAGGGACCGGTGCGTGTGGGGTGGCTACTACGAGCCTGGGAGTCTGATCTGGCGCAGTCGATGGGTCACCGACGATGCGACGATCGAGTGCCGCGAGGCGCTCGCGCTGCCCACTCGTCCCGACCGGGCAGTGATCCTGCGCCGGGTGATCGCCAGGCAAGGGACTGCCCGGGTCGACGTCGTACTCGACCCGCGGGGGGACTTCGGCAAGCACGCGCTGCGCAGGCTCTCCAAGGCCGATGACGGCACCTGGACCGGGGAACTTGACGGCGCTCACCTGTGTTGGGTCGGAGGCCAGGGAGCCCGCCCGCAGGCCGATGGCCACGGCGGGAAGGCTCTGACCCTCACGCTGGAGCTCGCCGAAGGAGCCCACCACGACTTCGTCCTCGTCCTGGCCGCCGAGGCTTCCGACTGCGCCCCTCCGGATCCCGAATGGGCCTGGCAGGGCGTGGAGGCAGCATGGCGTGACCGCGTGCCCGAGCTGGAGCGCACCAGCGCGCCGCGCGACAGCCGCCACTCCTACGCGGTGCTCTCAGGGCTGACGAGCGCCGGCGGCGGAATGGTCGCCGCGGCCACCACCTCCCTGCCTGAGCGCGCCCGCCAGGGCCGCAACTATGACTACCGCTACGTGTGGATCAGGGACCAGTGCTACGCCGGCCAGGCGGTCGCCAAGGCGGGGCCGTACCCGCTCATGGATGACGCGGTTCGCTTCGTCGCCGAGCGGCTGCTCGCCGATGGTCCCCAGCTCAAGCCCGCCTACACCACCACCGGCGCCGCCGTCCCCGACCAGCGTCAGCTCGACCTGCCCGGGTACCCAGGTGGATCCGACATCGTCGGCAACTGGGTCAATGGGCAATTCCAGCTCGACGGCTTCGGCGAGGCGCTGCTCCTGTTCGCCGCCGCAGCGCGTCATGACCACCTCGACGCCGACGGCTGGCGCGCCGCCGAGTCCGCGATCGGGGCCATCGAGCAGCGCTGGCGCGAACCTGACACCGACGCGGGGATCTGGGAGATCGATCCCGACGCCTGGACGCACAGCCGCCTGATCTGCGCCGCCGGGCTACGGCAGATCGCGCAATGCGGGCCTGGCGGGGAGCAGGCCGCCCGCTGGGTCTCACTCGCGGACATGATCGTCTCAGACACCGCGGCGCACGCCGTCCACCCCTCCGGACGTTGGCAGCGCTCGCCAGGGGACGTGCGCGTGGACGCGGCCCTGCTGCTGCCTGCCATCCGCGGCGCGATCCCGGCCTCCGACCCCCGCTCCATCGCCACGCTCCAAGCCGTCGCCTCAGAGCTCACCCAGGACGGCTACTGCTACCGCTATCGCCCTGACGAACGGCCGCTGGGAACATCAGAAGGTGCGTTTCTGCTCTGCGGCTTCCTGATGTCGCTGGCGTACACCCAACAGGGCGACCACGTCAGCGCCGCCCGCTGGTTCGAACGCAACCGTGCCGCCAGCGGACCTCCCGGCCTCTACTCAGAGGAGTTCGACGTCACCCAGCGCCAGTTGCGCGGCAACCTCCCGCAAGCGTTCGTCCACGCGCTGATGCTCGAATGCGCGCTCACCCAATACGGCGACCTGGACCTGCCGTGA
- a CDS encoding sodium:calcium antiporter gives MSQLATPWLVLIFGLGAAAVWVAGIHLSRQTDVLATRLHLGSALGGLLLLALATNLPEIAIVCSAALSGDVGVAVGNILGGIAIQTVVLVVLDVFGVSAGRPLTYRAASLVLVVEGLAVIGVLATVVGGTQLPAGVIVWRLTPECVLIAVLWLVSLLLVQRAGRGLPWHEAGQPPDGQKPERGHRRRRTEQTATQKGISTARAAGIFAAAAAVTLIAGIVLERSGEAIAGHIGLSGVLFGATVLAAATSLPEVSTGLTSVRQGDYQLAVSDIFGGNAFLPVLFLPATLLSGKAVLPRASDTDIYLTAVGIVLTTAYVTGLLFRPTRRVARMGVDSLVVLVLYALALAGLFAISAAA, from the coding sequence GTGTCCCAGCTCGCCACACCATGGTTGGTGCTGATCTTCGGTCTCGGCGCCGCTGCGGTCTGGGTCGCCGGCATCCATCTGTCGCGCCAGACCGACGTGCTCGCGACACGGCTGCATCTGGGATCGGCGCTCGGCGGCCTGCTCCTCCTCGCGCTGGCGACCAACCTGCCGGAGATCGCGATCGTCTGCAGCGCCGCGCTCTCGGGCGACGTCGGCGTCGCCGTCGGCAACATCCTGGGCGGAATCGCCATCCAGACCGTCGTGCTGGTCGTCCTCGACGTGTTCGGGGTCAGCGCCGGGCGCCCCCTCACCTACCGCGCGGCGTCGCTCGTCCTGGTCGTGGAGGGGCTGGCCGTCATCGGCGTGCTCGCCACGGTGGTGGGCGGCACGCAGCTGCCCGCCGGCGTGATCGTCTGGCGCTTGACCCCCGAGTGCGTGCTGATCGCCGTGCTGTGGCTGGTGAGCCTGCTGCTGGTCCAGCGCGCCGGGCGCGGCCTGCCCTGGCACGAGGCCGGCCAGCCGCCGGACGGCCAGAAGCCTGAGCGCGGCCACCGCCGCCGCAGGACCGAGCAGACCGCCACCCAGAAGGGCATCAGCACAGCCCGGGCCGCCGGCATCTTCGCCGCCGCGGCCGCCGTCACGCTGATCGCCGGCATCGTCCTGGAGCGCAGCGGCGAGGCGATCGCCGGCCACATCGGCCTGTCCGGCGTGCTCTTCGGCGCGACGGTCCTGGCGGCCGCAACGTCACTGCCGGAGGTCTCTACCGGCCTCACCTCGGTCAGGCAGGGCGACTACCAGCTGGCCGTCAGCGACATCTTCGGCGGCAACGCCTTCCTCCCGGTGCTGTTCCTGCCGGCCACGCTGCTCTCCGGCAAGGCGGTCCTGCCCCGGGCCAGCGACACCGACATCTACCTCACCGCCGTCGGCATCGTGCTGACCACCGCCTACGTGACCGGGCTGCTGTTCCGTCCCACGCGTCGCGTCGCACGGATGGGCGTCGACTCCCTGGTCGTGCTGGTCCTCTACGCCCTGGCCCTGGCGGGGCTCTTCGCGATCAGCGCGGCCGCCTGA